In Nicotiana tabacum cultivar K326 chromosome 17, ASM71507v2, whole genome shotgun sequence, one DNA window encodes the following:
- the LOC107792193 gene encoding F-box protein At5g51370-like, with product MDTILCDELLQEIFRRLPPPSFAAVSLVCKRWLYLLRSSTTSLSLSFIEPPFIPLFTSFLRFYPYLSTVSVTITAALDSSDHLLYLISSSCPNLKYLKFLSGPVSHFSLVSLSASCPNLVSLAVTLFRPLNFMWLASFNKSLKELSVYSAGDSRELEFVDFSDSCGSELNLESLLLTGIKARDKGVSFLWRNCKKVRTLKLKSCESVGDQSSFLAFLEYLEGLETVELRTCRAIVDGVLLKLAENCGMLNSLLLYDGGSKEGLLHFLSQSKCCTNLQKLDLRLPLDLDNSHLTAAAENLRSLRSLRLQSCCLVTGEGLKILGNAMANGLEELALINCDVVERESGLLSTLGQELKKLRKLDLSFNDMLIDKELISMLVSCNNLIELKLRGCNKLTNLAMVSLAKYCKKLESVDVMYCCGIESQVVELFVLNSPKLRRLQVEEIKVSDVARTWASNKFIEIVY from the coding sequence ATGGATACAATTCTCTGTGATGAACTTCTTCAAGAAATATTCCGCCGCCTTCCACCGCCGTCCTTCGCCGCCGTTTCTTTAGTCTGTAAGCGGTGGCTTTATCTTCTTCGCTCTTCAACTACTTCTCTTTCTCTCAGTTTCATTGAACCCCCGTTTATCCCTCTTTTTACCTCTTTTCTTCGTTTTTACCCATATTTATCTACTGTCTCTGTTACTATTACAGCCGCCTTAGATTCTTCCGATCATTTACTGTATTTAATCTCTTCATCTTGTCCTAATCTCAAGTACCTTAAATTCTTATCTGGTCCTGTTTCTCATTTTTCTCTTGTTTCTCTTTCTGCTTCTTGTCCTAATCTTGTTTCTCTTGCTGTTACGCTTTTTAGACCTTTGAATTTCATGTGGTTGGCCTCTTTTAATAAGTCTCTTAAAGAATTGTCTGTTTACTCAGCTGGGGATTCAAGGGAATTGGAGTTTGTTGACTTTTCTGATTCTTGTGGTTCTGAGTTGAATTTAGAGAGTCTTTTATTGACTGGAATTAAAGCAAGGGATAAGGGTGTTAGTTTTTTATGGAGGAATTGCAAAAAGGTGAGAACTTTAAAGCTGAAAAGCTGCGAAAGTGTTGGTGATCAAAGTTCTTTTTTAGCATTTCTTGAATATTTGGAGGGTCTTGAAACAGTGGAACTAAGAACTTGTAGAGCAATTGTTGATGGGGTGTTGTTGAAATTGGCTGAGAATTGTGGTATGTTGAATTCTTTGTTGTTATATGATGGTGGTAGTAAAGAGGGGTTGCTTCATTTCTTGAGTCAAAGCAAATGTTGTACTAATTTACAGAAGCTTGATTTAAGATTGCCTCTTGATCTTGATAATAGCCATTTGACAGCTGCTGCTGAAAATTTAAGGAGTTTGAGGAGTTTAAGGTTACAAAGTTGTTGTCTTGTTACTGGTGAAGGGCTAAAGATTCTTGGAAATGCTATGGCTAATGGACTTGAGGAATTGGCTTTGATAAATTGTGATGTAGTGGAAAGAGAATCTGGTTTGTTGTCTACATTAGGACAGGAGTTGAAGAAATTAAGGAAATTGGATTTGTCTTTTAATGACATGTTAATTGATAAAGAACTGATATCAATGCTAGTATCCTGCAACAATTTGATTGAATTGAAGTTAAGGGGTTGCAACAAGTTGACAAATTTAGCTATGGTTTCATTGGCCAAGTATTGCAAGAAATTAGAAAGTGTTGATGTAATGTATTGTTGTGGGATTGAGTCACaggttgttgagttatttgtgtTGAATTCACCAAAGTTGAGAAGGTTGCAGGTTGAGGAAATTAAGGTTTCTGATGTGGCCAGAACATGGGCATCAAATAAATTCATTGAAATTGTTTACTGA
- the LOC107792192 gene encoding uncharacterized protein LOC107792192 isoform X1 has translation MGCAVSVYAVGKKKKKNIIPEVSIFVPSMRVPVQCDIQRTLKGVIPKDLADRLTSIRNQIVLIAQDTDVSAIDELQQALEEYLSLLVGLTRKEFGLQDLIGFKWRNLEDGQEQEISVANSWFELLSVLHMMAMLTLVEANMKLIPKDSAMTERVVSGDCMRDAVDLLLKTAGYLDFCVQDVLVHLPPDVKNRLPKDLRQGILEATSTQALAQGTEIQLGLALESQNATLSVKRRLACEAVSYYGQALCCLSGHNNFHGTAKKHILFIKWKYLEAKAVAYYYHGIIVDKGTEPSSHVSALCCFLAAEELLTESKKASLSFCLAEPVTRTPPPWGVMKHLNKKVPETAARKTQMYGYLLDQEKGQALPDLPEFQLSLKPDEYTLPETDSTWNNEIPGQSLKEHLKDCEDGVETE, from the exons ATGGGGTGTGCTGTTTCTGTCTACGCGgttggaaaaaagaagaagaagaacatcaTTCCTGAAGTCAGCATTTTTGTCCCTTCAATGCGTGTTCCTGTTCAATGTGATATCCAGAGGACACTCAAGGGTGTGATTCCTAAGGATCTTGCTGATAGACTAACTTCTATAAGGAATCAGATTGTGCTGATCGCGCAAGATACAG ATGTTTCTGCCATTGATGAATTACAACAAGCTCTCGAGGAGTATTTGTCTCTTCTTGTTGGCCTCACTAGAAAAG AATTTGGGCTTCAAGACTTGATTGGATTTAAGTGGAGAAACTTAGAAGATGGGCAAGAG CAGGAAATATCTGTAGCAAACTCCTGGTTTGAATTACTGTCTGTCCTCCACATGATGGCAATGTTAACATTAGTAGAGGCAAATATGAAGTTGATACCAAAAGACAGTGCTATGACTGAACGTGTTGTATCCGGAG ATTGCATGAGGGATGCTGTTGATTTGCTGCTAAAAACAGCAGGTTATTTGGATTTCTGTGTTCAAGATGTTCTTGTCCACTTACCACCTGATGTTAA GAACAGATTGCCTAAAGATTTGCGTCAGGGTATTCTTGAAGCCACCTCAACCCAAGCACTAGCCCAG GGAACTGAAATTCAATTAGGTTTGGCTCTTGAAAGTCAGAATGCGACTTTATCAGTGAAGAGGAGGCTGGCATGTGAAGCAGTAAGCTACTATGGACAG GCTCTTTGCTGCTTGTCTGGACATAATAATTTCCATGGAACAGCGAAAAAACATATATTATTCATCAAATGGAAGTATCTTGAAGCAAAG GCTGTAGCTTACTATTACCACGGTATAATCGTCGACAAAGGCACAGAACCTTCCTCCCATGTTAGTGCACTATGTTGTTTCCTCGCAGCAGAAGAATTACTTACAGAAAGCAAAAAGGCCTCCTTAAGTTTTTGCCTTGCAGAACCTGTGACAAG AACTCCTCCGCCATGGGGTGTTATGAAACATTTAAACAAAAAAGTCCCCGAAACTGCTGCCAGAAAGACTCAGATGTATGGCTATCTTTTGGATCAAGAAAA AGGTCAAGCATTGCCCGATCTTCCAGAATTCCAGTTGTCGCTCAAACCTGACGAATATACATTGCCAGAAACAGATTCAACATGGAATAATGAAATACCTGGACAAAGCCTCAAAGAACATCTCAAAGATTGTGAAGATGGGGTGGAAACTGAATAA
- the LOC107792192 gene encoding uncharacterized protein LOC107792192 isoform X2, with amino-acid sequence MGCAVSVYAVGKKKKKNIIPEVSIFVPSMRVPVQCDIQRTLKGVIPKDLADRLTSIRNQIVLIAQDTDVSAIDELQQALEEYLSLLVGLTRKEFGLQDLIGFKWRNLEDGQEEISVANSWFELLSVLHMMAMLTLVEANMKLIPKDSAMTERVVSGDCMRDAVDLLLKTAGYLDFCVQDVLVHLPPDVKNRLPKDLRQGILEATSTQALAQGTEIQLGLALESQNATLSVKRRLACEAVSYYGQALCCLSGHNNFHGTAKKHILFIKWKYLEAKAVAYYYHGIIVDKGTEPSSHVSALCCFLAAEELLTESKKASLSFCLAEPVTRTPPPWGVMKHLNKKVPETAARKTQMYGYLLDQEKGQALPDLPEFQLSLKPDEYTLPETDSTWNNEIPGQSLKEHLKDCEDGVETE; translated from the exons ATGGGGTGTGCTGTTTCTGTCTACGCGgttggaaaaaagaagaagaagaacatcaTTCCTGAAGTCAGCATTTTTGTCCCTTCAATGCGTGTTCCTGTTCAATGTGATATCCAGAGGACACTCAAGGGTGTGATTCCTAAGGATCTTGCTGATAGACTAACTTCTATAAGGAATCAGATTGTGCTGATCGCGCAAGATACAG ATGTTTCTGCCATTGATGAATTACAACAAGCTCTCGAGGAGTATTTGTCTCTTCTTGTTGGCCTCACTAGAAAAG AATTTGGGCTTCAAGACTTGATTGGATTTAAGTGGAGAAACTTAGAAGATGGGCAAGAG GAAATATCTGTAGCAAACTCCTGGTTTGAATTACTGTCTGTCCTCCACATGATGGCAATGTTAACATTAGTAGAGGCAAATATGAAGTTGATACCAAAAGACAGTGCTATGACTGAACGTGTTGTATCCGGAG ATTGCATGAGGGATGCTGTTGATTTGCTGCTAAAAACAGCAGGTTATTTGGATTTCTGTGTTCAAGATGTTCTTGTCCACTTACCACCTGATGTTAA GAACAGATTGCCTAAAGATTTGCGTCAGGGTATTCTTGAAGCCACCTCAACCCAAGCACTAGCCCAG GGAACTGAAATTCAATTAGGTTTGGCTCTTGAAAGTCAGAATGCGACTTTATCAGTGAAGAGGAGGCTGGCATGTGAAGCAGTAAGCTACTATGGACAG GCTCTTTGCTGCTTGTCTGGACATAATAATTTCCATGGAACAGCGAAAAAACATATATTATTCATCAAATGGAAGTATCTTGAAGCAAAG GCTGTAGCTTACTATTACCACGGTATAATCGTCGACAAAGGCACAGAACCTTCCTCCCATGTTAGTGCACTATGTTGTTTCCTCGCAGCAGAAGAATTACTTACAGAAAGCAAAAAGGCCTCCTTAAGTTTTTGCCTTGCAGAACCTGTGACAAG AACTCCTCCGCCATGGGGTGTTATGAAACATTTAAACAAAAAAGTCCCCGAAACTGCTGCCAGAAAGACTCAGATGTATGGCTATCTTTTGGATCAAGAAAA AGGTCAAGCATTGCCCGATCTTCCAGAATTCCAGTTGTCGCTCAAACCTGACGAATATACATTGCCAGAAACAGATTCAACATGGAATAATGAAATACCTGGACAAAGCCTCAAAGAACATCTCAAAGATTGTGAAGATGGGGTGGAAACTGAATAA